Proteins from a single region of Desulfatiglans anilini DSM 4660:
- a CDS encoding AtpZ/AtpI family protein: MDEDLKRTVKALGYISTVGLAMALSIGLGALIGNYIDKKFDTEPWFFYIFLGFGIAAAFRNLQILYKKAKDL; the protein is encoded by the coding sequence ATGGATGAAGACCTGAAAAGAACGGTCAAGGCCTTGGGTTACATCAGCACCGTAGGCCTTGCCATGGCCCTTTCGATCGGCCTCGGCGCCTTGATCGGGAACTATATCGACAAGAAGTTCGACACCGAACCGTGGTTCTTCTACATCTTTCTCGGATTCGGAATTGCAGCGGCTTTCAGAAATCTGCAGATCCTTTACAAGAAAGCCAAGGACCTTTGA
- a CDS encoding branched-chain amino acid ABC transporter permease, with the protein MDMKRDYYEDVQLFSSGVVVFWFLCLIAFLVLFPLFAKNYYIYMANYMAINILVAVGLNLLVGYTGQISLGHAGFFALGAYGTIILMAEVHLPFILALPAAALGAALFGFLLGLPALRLEGPYLSIATLGFGLTITQVIGRIELFGGRQGLHTPDLVIGPWHLDSDRDFYYLLVIITVLLTLAARNIIKTKVGRAFIALRDADVAAETMGVNLTLYKTLAFAVSAFYTGIAGGLYAFVLRFIEPEMFGLLMSIIFLAMVVVGGLGSIFGSIAGACLLSWLDLELRNILSIPYLGEWLQVLSQSYFSITGVSNIQFIVYGLIMVLIMLFEPLGIYGFWIRSKLYWRTWPF; encoded by the coding sequence ATGGACATGAAGAGGGATTACTATGAGGATGTACAGCTGTTCAGTTCCGGCGTGGTCGTTTTCTGGTTTCTTTGTCTGATCGCCTTCCTGGTCCTTTTCCCGTTATTCGCTAAAAACTACTACATCTACATGGCCAACTACATGGCCATCAACATCCTCGTGGCGGTCGGTCTGAATCTCCTGGTCGGGTACACGGGGCAGATCTCGCTGGGGCATGCTGGGTTCTTCGCCCTGGGCGCCTATGGCACCATCATCCTGATGGCGGAGGTCCATCTCCCTTTCATCCTGGCGCTCCCCGCCGCGGCGCTCGGCGCGGCGCTCTTCGGATTTCTCCTGGGCCTCCCGGCCCTGCGCCTGGAAGGCCCCTATCTTTCGATCGCGACCCTCGGTTTCGGCCTGACGATCACCCAGGTGATCGGGCGGATCGAGCTGTTCGGGGGGCGGCAGGGGCTGCACACCCCGGACCTCGTCATCGGTCCCTGGCACCTGGACTCCGACCGCGATTTCTACTATCTGCTGGTGATTATCACGGTCCTCCTGACGCTGGCCGCACGCAACATCATCAAGACGAAAGTGGGCCGCGCCTTCATCGCCCTGCGCGATGCGGATGTCGCCGCTGAAACGATGGGTGTGAATCTGACGCTCTACAAGACGCTCGCCTTCGCCGTGAGCGCCTTTTACACCGGCATCGCCGGGGGGCTGTACGCCTTCGTCCTCCGGTTCATCGAGCCGGAGATGTTCGGTCTGCTCATGTCCATCATCTTTCTGGCCATGGTGGTCGTTGGAGGGCTCGGGTCCATCTTCGGGTCGATCGCGGGGGCGTGTCTCCTCAGTTGGCTCGATCTCGAACTGCGCAACATCCTGAGCATCCCCTATCTGGGGGAATGGCTTCAGGTGCTTTCGCAGAGCTATTTTTCGATCACCGGTGTTTCAAACATCCAGTTCATCGTCTATGGACTGATCATGGTCCTGATCATGCTCTTCGAGCCGCTCGGGATCTACGGGTTCTGGATTCGAAGCAAGCTGTACTGGCGCACCTGGCCCTTCTAG
- the ahbB gene encoding siroheme decarboxylase subunit beta — protein MIDPLDKKIIAQIQGDIPLEARPFAAIAARLGIQETEVLERIRRLKAHGTIRRFGATLRHQEAGFGANAMVAWRVPDERIDEVGEALARFPAVTHCYHRPPQGEWPFNLYTMVHGSSREECRRMAREMSEAVQIRDYTLLFSEKEFKKTSMAYF, from the coding sequence ATGATCGACCCGCTCGACAAAAAAATCATCGCCCAGATCCAGGGAGACATCCCCTTGGAGGCGCGGCCGTTCGCTGCCATCGCGGCGCGGCTTGGCATCCAGGAGACTGAAGTGCTCGAGCGGATCCGCCGCCTGAAGGCGCACGGAACCATCCGCCGCTTCGGCGCCACCCTCCGCCACCAGGAGGCCGGGTTCGGCGCCAATGCCATGGTGGCCTGGCGCGTGCCCGATGAGCGCATCGACGAGGTGGGAGAAGCGCTGGCGCGGTTCCCGGCGGTAACGCATTGCTATCACAGACCGCCTCAGGGCGAGTGGCCTTTCAACCTGTACACGATGGTTCACGGGAGCAGCCGGGAAGAATGCCGCCGGATGGCGCGCGAGATGTCGGAGGCCGTCCAGATTCGGGATTACACCCTGTTGTTCAGCGAAAAGGAATTCAAGAAAACCAGCATGGCTTATTTTTGA
- the hemL gene encoding glutamate-1-semialdehyde 2,1-aminomutase, giving the protein MERNSTEWFRQAQTYIPGGVNSPVRACKAVGLAAPLFIERAEGCRVWDVEGREYIDYVGSWGPMILGHRHPKVVEAIEKALQRGTSYGAPTPLEVAMAGAIVDRIPSIEMVRMVNSGTEATMSAIRLARAHTGRDKLVKFNGCYHGHADSLLVEAGSGVATLGIPGSPGVPADIARHTLSLPFNDLDAVEATFLKYGPEIAAVIVEPVPGNMGVVLPHDGYLQGLRTITETYGSLLIFDEVISGFRVAPGGAQELYGVLPDLTCLGKIIGGGLPVGAYGGRKEIMCGIAPEGSVYQAGTLSGNPLAMAAGLATLELLGEAGVYERLEAAGAKLFQGLAQAAKAAGIDVVVNRVGSLGSLFFTGSPVTSFETALQCNKDRFVAYYRRMLDCGIYLAPSPFEAAFVSLAHDPGSLEKTIACAAAAFDKLH; this is encoded by the coding sequence ATGGAGCGAAACTCGACCGAATGGTTCCGGCAAGCGCAAACCTATATCCCGGGCGGCGTCAACAGCCCGGTCCGGGCCTGCAAGGCCGTCGGACTGGCGGCCCCCCTGTTCATCGAGCGCGCGGAAGGATGCCGCGTCTGGGACGTCGAAGGACGCGAGTACATCGACTACGTCGGGTCGTGGGGCCCCATGATCCTCGGGCACCGGCATCCGAAGGTCGTCGAAGCCATCGAAAAGGCCTTGCAGCGCGGGACCAGCTACGGCGCACCCACGCCGCTAGAGGTCGCGATGGCCGGCGCCATTGTCGACCGGATTCCATCGATCGAAATGGTGCGCATGGTCAACTCCGGCACCGAGGCGACGATGAGCGCCATCCGCCTGGCCAGGGCCCACACGGGCCGGGACAAGCTGGTCAAGTTCAACGGGTGTTACCACGGCCATGCCGACAGCCTGCTGGTGGAGGCGGGTTCCGGAGTGGCCACTTTGGGGATCCCCGGCAGCCCGGGGGTGCCAGCCGACATCGCCCGGCATACCCTTTCGCTCCCCTTCAATGATCTGGACGCCGTCGAAGCGACCTTTTTGAAATACGGGCCCGAGATCGCCGCGGTGATCGTCGAACCGGTCCCCGGGAACATGGGGGTCGTTCTCCCGCACGACGGATACCTCCAAGGTCTGCGCACGATCACCGAGACGTACGGAAGCCTGCTCATCTTCGACGAGGTCATCAGCGGCTTCCGGGTGGCTCCGGGCGGCGCGCAGGAGCTTTACGGCGTTCTGCCGGATCTGACCTGCCTCGGGAAGATCATCGGCGGCGGGCTGCCGGTCGGGGCTTACGGCGGCCGTAAAGAGATCATGTGCGGCATTGCACCGGAAGGAAGCGTCTATCAGGCCGGAACCCTGTCCGGCAATCCGCTGGCTATGGCCGCAGGCCTGGCGACCCTCGAACTGCTGGGGGAGGCGGGCGTCTACGAAAGGCTGGAAGCAGCCGGCGCCAAACTGTTCCAAGGGCTTGCCCAGGCGGCCAAAGCCGCGGGGATAGACGTCGTTGTCAACCGCGTGGGTTCGTTGGGAAGCCTGTTTTTCACCGGCAGCCCGGTAACGAGTTTCGAGACGGCCCTCCAATGCAACAAAGACCGATTCGTGGCCTATTACCGGCGCATGCTCGACTGCGGCATTTACCTGGCGCCTTCGCCTTTCGAAGCGGCCTTCGTCTCGCTCGCCCACGATCCGGGAAGCCTGGAAAAAACCATCGCCTGTGCCGCCGCGGCCTTCGATAAACTGCACTAA
- a CDS encoding ABC transporter substrate-binding protein gives MLKKVLGMGCLAACLVLALGFSAAAEEGVTDTEIHIGQWGPQTGPAAPWGAVARGTGVLFDMINAEGGIHGRKIVYHMFDDGYNPAKTKAGVKELQESVGIFAWACGVGTACGLSVKDYLMERKIPWVGPAAGSLHWISPPERELFAVYPLYYIEAKALCNYAVDILGKKRVAIAYQNDDYGKNGLEGAKKELAKFGLDLVAAVPVEKGDTDMKPHVMALRKAEADTVLLWVTPVHAVKILGTGTAMQFKPQWMSTSTCSDFPLMYNISKGLWKDVIVANFAELPGSGDPLMLKYREAYSKFAAKDERWGVFFYAGIGFVEPMVEGIKRCGRDLTRERFVKEMEGIQNFKGIFGQIAYKPYDRNDPMSRQGQKEVFLSQCLANGESKQLTNWYAPSMD, from the coding sequence ATGCTGAAGAAAGTCTTGGGGATGGGGTGTCTGGCGGCGTGTCTGGTCCTGGCTCTGGGTTTTTCGGCCGCTGCCGAAGAGGGCGTCACGGATACGGAGATCCATATCGGGCAATGGGGCCCTCAGACCGGACCGGCTGCGCCATGGGGCGCGGTGGCCCGGGGGACGGGTGTCCTGTTCGACATGATCAATGCCGAAGGGGGCATCCACGGCCGGAAGATCGTTTATCACATGTTCGATGACGGGTACAACCCGGCCAAGACCAAGGCGGGCGTGAAGGAACTGCAGGAAAGCGTCGGGATCTTCGCCTGGGCCTGCGGTGTGGGGACGGCCTGCGGGCTTTCGGTCAAGGACTATCTGATGGAGAGGAAGATCCCCTGGGTGGGCCCGGCGGCCGGTTCGCTCCACTGGATCAGCCCGCCCGAAAGGGAGCTCTTCGCCGTCTATCCGCTCTATTACATCGAGGCCAAGGCCCTGTGCAACTACGCGGTCGACATCCTCGGCAAGAAGCGCGTCGCCATCGCCTATCAGAATGACGATTACGGCAAGAACGGGCTCGAGGGCGCCAAGAAGGAACTGGCCAAATTCGGTCTGGATCTGGTCGCCGCCGTGCCAGTCGAAAAGGGCGATACGGACATGAAGCCCCATGTCATGGCGCTCAGGAAGGCCGAGGCCGATACGGTGCTCCTGTGGGTGACTCCCGTCCACGCGGTGAAGATCCTCGGCACGGGGACGGCCATGCAGTTCAAGCCGCAGTGGATGAGCACGAGCACCTGCTCCGACTTTCCGCTCATGTACAACATCAGCAAGGGGCTCTGGAAGGACGTGATCGTCGCGAACTTCGCGGAGCTGCCCGGGTCGGGCGATCCCCTGATGCTGAAGTACCGCGAGGCCTACTCCAAGTTCGCCGCCAAGGACGAGCGCTGGGGGGTCTTTTTCTATGCCGGGATCGGTTTCGTCGAACCGATGGTCGAGGGGATCAAACGCTGCGGCCGTGATTTGACCCGGGAGCGGTTCGTGAAAGAGATGGAGGGGATTCAGAACTTCAAGGGCATTTTTGGTCAAATCGCCTACAAGCCCTACGACCGCAACGACCCGATGAGCCGTCAGGGGCAGAAGGAAGTGTTCCTGAGCCAGTGCCTCGCAAATGGAGAATCGAAGCAGTTGACCAACTGGTACGCGCCTTCGATGGATTAG
- a CDS encoding ABC transporter ATP-binding protein, giving the protein MPFFCVEHLSIAFGGLQALEEVGFEIPKGSIFAVIGPNGAGKTTLFNCINGIYRPDAGRILFKDTEIQGRKPDRIARLGIARTFQNIELFSRMTTMENLMLGRHIFMKTGLFRGAWMWGRRSFAGREEVKHRRAVEEIIDLLDLQAVRNKFVGALPYGTQKQVELGRALALEPELLLLDEPCAGMNSEEKQDMIFWIKDIQDELGVTILLIEHDMKMVMDISERILVINFGRPVVEGSPDEVTNHPEVLKAYLGEGEPEIGGGMAGAGTGVSPS; this is encoded by the coding sequence ATGCCCTTTTTCTGCGTAGAACACCTCTCGATTGCCTTCGGGGGTCTGCAGGCCCTGGAGGAGGTGGGCTTCGAGATCCCGAAGGGGTCCATTTTCGCCGTTATCGGCCCGAACGGCGCGGGGAAAACGACCCTTTTCAACTGCATCAACGGCATTTACCGCCCCGATGCGGGACGGATCCTCTTCAAGGACACCGAGATACAGGGCAGGAAGCCGGATCGCATCGCCCGGCTGGGCATTGCCAGGACCTTCCAGAACATCGAGCTCTTCTCGCGCATGACCACGATGGAAAACCTCATGCTGGGCCGGCACATCTTCATGAAAACCGGCCTGTTCAGGGGGGCCTGGATGTGGGGGCGTCGATCGTTCGCGGGCCGTGAGGAGGTCAAACACCGCCGCGCGGTGGAGGAGATCATCGATCTGCTGGATCTTCAGGCCGTGCGCAACAAATTCGTGGGGGCCCTCCCTTACGGGACGCAGAAGCAGGTGGAGCTCGGACGGGCGCTGGCCCTCGAACCCGAGTTGCTGCTGCTCGACGAGCCCTGTGCGGGGATGAACTCCGAGGAAAAGCAGGACATGATCTTCTGGATCAAGGATATCCAGGATGAACTCGGGGTGACGATCCTGTTGATCGAACACGACATGAAGATGGTGATGGACATCTCCGAGCGCATCCTCGTGATCAATTTCGGGCGTCCGGTCGTCGAGGGCTCCCCGGATGAGGTCACCAACCACCCCGAGGTCTTGAAGGCGTATCTCGGGGAGGGCGAGCCGGAGATCGGAGGCGGGATGGCGGGTGCCGGAACGGGCGTGTCACCCTCCTGA
- a CDS encoding AMP-dependent synthetase/ligase → MTEQTVPAVFKATVERYGPRVALRQKEYGIWHDISWDEYYRRATQVAAALIAMGLEKGECVSIIGDNCPEWVIIDLGIQCAGGVAVGVYSTNAWPQVEYVIEHSQSRCFFVENEEQLDKWLNFRDKTTRLEKVVVWDLEGLRHFEDPMVVTFEEWLEQGKGALAGDPQMVERRMREVTPEDLSVLIYTSGTTGPPKGAMLTHRNVMWMGRTITTDNPMFDTDEVMSFLPLCHIFERIFSVFAQVTYGYTVNFIENLDTVTDNMMEISPTVGYAVPRIWEKYYSAIYIRMSDATWFKRIVFGLALKIGKRRADLRMDFQKVPGYLELLYRLAYLAVFRKLKERLGFDRLRVAYSGAAPISPDVLKFFQSIGVNLIEGYGQTEGTGVTCVSRVGRVKFGTVGPPLTGTDVRIADDGEILVRSPGVFKGYYRDPEATAATLKDGWLYSGDVGELDEDGYLKITDRKKDIIVTAGGKNITPQYIENKLKFSPYINDAVVIGDKRKFISALVMIDEDNVVKYAQDHKVQFSTYGDLTKDPQIIKLIQGEVDAVNETLARVEQVKKFTILPKKLYEEDGEVTPTMKVKRKYVNEAFKDLIEAMYRKSG, encoded by the coding sequence TTGACCGAGCAGACAGTCCCGGCCGTATTCAAGGCGACGGTCGAACGCTACGGCCCTCGAGTGGCCCTCAGGCAGAAGGAGTACGGCATCTGGCACGACATCTCCTGGGACGAGTACTATCGGAGGGCCACCCAGGTGGCGGCCGCCCTCATCGCGATGGGGCTTGAGAAAGGGGAGTGCGTCTCCATCATCGGCGACAACTGCCCTGAATGGGTGATCATCGACCTGGGGATTCAATGCGCGGGCGGGGTCGCGGTGGGGGTCTATTCGACCAATGCCTGGCCGCAGGTGGAATACGTGATCGAGCACTCCCAGTCGCGCTGCTTCTTTGTCGAAAACGAGGAGCAGCTTGATAAGTGGCTGAATTTTCGTGATAAAACAACGCGCCTCGAAAAGGTCGTGGTGTGGGATCTGGAGGGTCTCCGGCACTTCGAGGACCCGATGGTGGTGACCTTCGAGGAGTGGCTCGAACAGGGGAAGGGGGCGCTCGCCGGGGATCCGCAGATGGTGGAGCGCCGGATGCGCGAGGTGACCCCCGAAGACCTCTCGGTGCTCATCTACACCTCCGGGACCACCGGGCCGCCCAAGGGGGCGATGCTGACCCACCGGAACGTCATGTGGATGGGGAGGACGATCACGACCGACAACCCGATGTTCGACACGGATGAGGTCATGTCCTTCCTGCCGCTCTGCCACATCTTCGAGCGCATCTTTTCGGTCTTCGCCCAAGTCACTTACGGGTACACTGTCAACTTCATCGAGAACCTGGACACCGTCACCGACAACATGATGGAGATCTCGCCCACGGTGGGGTACGCCGTCCCCCGCATCTGGGAAAAATACTACTCGGCCATCTACATCCGGATGTCGGATGCCACCTGGTTCAAGCGCATCGTCTTCGGGTTGGCCCTCAAGATCGGCAAGAGGCGGGCCGACCTGCGCATGGACTTCCAGAAGGTGCCGGGTTACCTGGAGCTGCTCTATCGCCTGGCCTATCTGGCCGTTTTCAGGAAGCTCAAGGAGCGCCTCGGCTTCGACCGGTTGCGCGTCGCCTATTCCGGGGCGGCGCCCATTTCGCCGGATGTCCTCAAGTTCTTCCAGTCGATCGGCGTGAACCTGATCGAGGGGTACGGGCAGACGGAAGGGACGGGGGTCACCTGTGTCTCCAGGGTGGGCCGGGTCAAGTTCGGCACCGTCGGCCCGCCGCTGACGGGGACGGATGTGCGCATCGCCGATGACGGCGAGATCCTCGTCCGCTCGCCGGGGGTCTTCAAGGGGTATTACCGTGACCCGGAGGCGACGGCCGCCACGCTCAAAGACGGCTGGCTCTACTCGGGGGACGTGGGCGAGCTCGACGAGGACGGCTATCTCAAGATCACGGACCGCAAAAAGGACATCATCGTCACGGCCGGGGGAAAGAACATCACGCCGCAGTACATCGAAAACAAGCTCAAGTTCAGCCCCTATATCAACGACGCGGTGGTGATCGGCGACAAGCGGAAGTTCATCAGCGCCCTCGTCATGATCGACGAGGACAACGTGGTCAAATACGCCCAGGACCACAAGGTCCAGTTTTCCACCTACGGCGACCTCACGAAGGATCCGCAGATCATCAAGCTCATCCAGGGGGAGGTGGACGCCGTCAACGAGACCTTGGCCCGCGTGGAGCAGGTGAAGAAGTTCACCATCCTGCCGAAGAAGCTCTACGAGGAGGACGGCGAGGTCACGCCGACCATGAAGGTCAAGCGCAAGTATGTCAACGAGGCCTTCAAGGACCTGATCGAGGCCATGTACCGCAAGAGCGGCTGA
- a CDS encoding ATP synthase subunit I, whose product MEWDSLFKTLRIQNWLILMLLGGASFFLMSPHFTLGVLIGGLLIIANFNVLQHTIRCGFSSEGTLQVSRRSIIVKFYLRLLAIGFLMYVLITRDLVSPVGLAVGLSIVVISIIQLALRLVWKTSSGEVV is encoded by the coding sequence ATGGAGTGGGACAGCCTTTTTAAAACCTTGAGAATCCAGAACTGGCTCATTCTGATGCTGCTCGGGGGGGCCAGTTTTTTCCTCATGAGCCCTCATTTCACGTTGGGCGTCCTGATCGGCGGTCTGCTGATCATCGCCAATTTCAACGTCCTGCAGCACACGATCCGGTGCGGATTTTCATCGGAAGGCACCCTGCAGGTCAGCCGCAGGTCCATCATTGTCAAATTTTATCTGCGCCTTCTGGCCATCGGTTTTCTGATGTACGTCCTGATCACGCGGGACCTGGTGAGCCCTGTCGGGCTGGCCGTAGGGCTGTCGATCGTCGTCATCAGCATCATCCAACTGGCCTTGCGTCTCGTCTGGAAAACATCTTCTGGGGAGGTTGTCTAG
- a CDS encoding DnaJ family domain-containing protein, with protein sequence MFGFDKIAERRIQEAVDRGEFKDLPGRGKPLQLEDDSGIPEDLRMAYKILKNADCLPPELQLKKEIRQMEDLLEGIPDERERYKLIKKINYQIMKLNMMGHKSPLLEETEIYYHKVADKLAGK encoded by the coding sequence ATGTTTGGATTCGACAAGATCGCCGAGCGGCGCATTCAGGAAGCCGTGGACCGGGGGGAGTTCAAAGATCTGCCGGGCCGCGGCAAACCCCTCCAACTCGAGGATGACAGCGGCATCCCCGAGGACCTCAGGATGGCCTACAAAATTTTGAAAAACGCCGATTGCCTCCCGCCGGAATTGCAGCTCAAGAAGGAAATCCGGCAGATGGAAGATCTGTTGGAGGGCATCCCTGACGAGAGGGAGCGGTACAAGCTCATCAAGAAAATCAATTACCAGATCATGAAACTCAACATGATGGGGCACAAGTCGCCCCTGCTGGAGGAGACGGAGATATACTATCATAAAGTCGCCGACAAACTAGCGGGGAAGTGA
- a CDS encoding branched-chain amino acid ABC transporter permease — MLDFLQMLASGVAVGSSYALMGLAMVIIYKTSEVVNFAQGEMALLSVFMTYMGLEFYGVPFYAAFPAALLFALFLGFFLEFAVLRRAKEPNTLGMIIITIGLEMILMGLVSWKFGADPKTMPFPVSPYESLMIGDVFISALEGLTFVVALTVMAVLFLFLRYSKLGVAMKATQQNPVAARLMGIRTNRILMITWGISSVVGGLAGILIAPTTMQPYMMWDPMLKGFAAAVLGGMTSLPGAVFGAYLIGVIENLFGGYVSIEFKSSVAFFIIVLVLCFKPSGLFARHYVKKV; from the coding sequence ATGCTCGATTTTCTGCAGATGCTCGCGAGCGGTGTGGCCGTGGGGAGTTCCTACGCCCTGATGGGCCTCGCCATGGTCATCATCTACAAGACGAGCGAGGTGGTCAATTTCGCGCAGGGGGAGATGGCGCTCCTCTCCGTCTTCATGACCTACATGGGGCTCGAGTTTTACGGCGTCCCCTTCTACGCGGCTTTTCCTGCAGCGCTCCTGTTCGCCCTTTTCCTCGGGTTTTTTCTCGAGTTTGCGGTCCTGCGCCGTGCCAAAGAGCCGAATACCCTCGGGATGATCATCATCACCATCGGCCTCGAGATGATCCTGATGGGGCTGGTTTCCTGGAAGTTCGGGGCGGACCCGAAGACCATGCCCTTTCCGGTCTCGCCCTACGAAAGCCTGATGATCGGCGATGTCTTCATCAGTGCGCTCGAAGGGTTGACGTTCGTGGTGGCCCTGACGGTCATGGCGGTGCTCTTTCTCTTTCTGAGATATTCCAAGCTGGGCGTGGCCATGAAGGCCACCCAGCAGAACCCCGTCGCCGCGCGCCTGATGGGCATCCGCACCAACCGGATCCTCATGATCACCTGGGGGATCTCGTCGGTGGTCGGCGGCCTCGCAGGGATTCTGATAGCGCCGACCACCATGCAGCCCTACATGATGTGGGACCCCATGCTCAAGGGCTTTGCCGCGGCCGTCCTCGGAGGGATGACGTCGCTGCCGGGGGCCGTGTTCGGCGCTTACCTGATCGGAGTCATCGAGAACCTCTTCGGCGGATACGTCTCGATCGAGTTCAAGTCCTCGGTCGCTTTTTTCATCATCGTCCTGGTCCTCTGTTTCAAACCGAGCGGTCTGTTCGCCCGGCATTATGTGAAGAAGGTGTGA
- a CDS encoding ABC transporter ATP-binding protein gives MLEIKNIETYYNLIYALRGVSLTVEEGTITAILGNNGAGKSTVLKTVMGLIEDQPDKGTIEFQGRRIDGRDTEEIVRLGISLVPEGREVFEELTVRENLLMGGYTRREKSGIRKDFDRIYEHFPVLRSRADQWAGTLSGGEQQMLAIGRALMARPSLLLLDEPSLGLSPILVREIFGIIQAINQGGVTILLVEQNARMALGISHFGLILENGRFVMKGSSRDLMQDQDVREFYMGIRSEASAKGYQRWKRKKRWR, from the coding sequence TTGCTCGAGATCAAGAACATCGAAACCTACTACAATCTGATCTACGCCCTCCGAGGGGTCTCTCTCACGGTCGAGGAGGGGACCATCACGGCGATCCTCGGCAACAACGGTGCAGGCAAGTCCACGGTGCTGAAGACCGTCATGGGGCTGATCGAGGATCAGCCCGACAAGGGCACCATCGAATTTCAGGGGCGCCGCATCGACGGCCGCGACACCGAGGAAATCGTCCGTCTGGGGATTTCGCTGGTGCCGGAGGGGCGCGAGGTCTTCGAGGAGTTGACGGTCCGCGAAAACCTCCTGATGGGCGGGTACACCCGCAGGGAGAAGAGCGGCATCCGAAAGGATTTCGATCGGATATACGAGCATTTCCCGGTCTTGCGGAGCCGCGCGGATCAGTGGGCGGGGACGCTTTCGGGCGGCGAGCAGCAGATGCTGGCCATCGGGCGGGCGCTGATGGCCCGGCCTTCCCTGCTGCTTCTGGACGAGCCGTCCCTCGGGCTTTCGCCCATCCTGGTGCGCGAGATCTTCGGGATCATTCAGGCGATCAATCAAGGCGGCGTCACCATCTTACTGGTGGAGCAGAACGCGCGCATGGCCCTCGGGATCTCGCACTTCGGGCTGATCCTCGAAAACGGGCGCTTCGTCATGAAAGGGTCTTCGCGGGATTTGATGCAGGACCAGGACGTGCGGGAGTTCTACATGGGCATCCGCTCCGAGGCATCGGCGAAGGGGTATCAACGCTGGAAACGCAAAAAGCGCTGGAGATGA